One genomic window of Corythoichthys intestinalis isolate RoL2023-P3 chromosome 18, ASM3026506v1, whole genome shotgun sequence includes the following:
- the LOC130906916 gene encoding thy-1 membrane glycoprotein-like yields MLQHLFLFSVLGVLLRPVWCDSITVCEEDDGDLRVDCLVKAEPNKISSYEFSWSSGSKQALINANVSGLAAEAEFRKVSHVTEVEPHGYRLTLSGYRDKLPHNTTYMCKITGEGASINVERDHLVPCGAVSVLLKRSWIFAMLVFLQLHALT; encoded by the exons ATGCTCCAGCATCTGTTTCTGTTCAGCGTTCTTGGAG TGCTGCTGAGGCCGGTGTGGTGCGACAGCATCACAGTGTGTGAGGAAGACGACGGCGACCTGCGGGTGGACTGCCTGGTCAAGGCCGAGCCCAACAAAATCAGCAGTTATGAGTTTTCGTGGTCATCAGGTTCCAAGCAAGCTCTCATCAACGCCAATGTGTCCGGCCTGGCGGCTGAGGCAGAGTTCAGAAAAGTGAGTCACGTGACGGAGGTGGAGCCGCACGGCTACAGATTGACGTTGAGTGGTTATCGGGATAAACTGCCGCACAACACCACCTATATGTGCAAGATAACTGGAGAGGGAGCCAGCATTAACGTGGAGAGAG ATCATCTTGTTCCATGCGGAGCTGTCAGCGTGCTTCTGAAGCGCTCCTGGATATTCGCCATGCTGGTTTTTCTCCAATTACATGCATTGACTTAA
- the snrnp35 gene encoding U11/U12 small nuclear ribonucleoprotein 35 kDa protein yields the protein MVDWSPIAKVYDPLKAGSIDGTDVEPHDRAVWRAMCARYKPNKGVVGDPLLTLFVARLNPLTTEEKLHQVFSKFGDIKRLRLVRDVVTGFSKRYAFVEYKEERAVVRARRDANKLVVDQQELFVDFELERTLKGWIPRRLGGGLGGKKESGQLRFGGRDRPFRKPINLVVGPSHQEWTSGGRREWERPGGRDRDDRDKRDRGRDDRPYRGREDNRYQERSRYRDRR from the coding sequence ATGGTGGACTGGAGCCCCATCGCTAAAGTTTATGACCCGCTCAAAGCTGGGAGCATTGACGGCACTGACGTGGAGCCCCACGACCGGGCCGTGTGGAGGGCGATGTGTGCCCGATACAAGCCCAACAAAGGTGTCGTGGGGGACCCGCTACTCACCCTTTTCGTGGCCCGACTCAACCCGCTGACCACCGAGGAGAAACTCCACCAGGTTTTCTCCAAATTCGGCGATATTAAACGACTTCGCTTGGTTCGCGACGTGGTCACGGGCTTCTCCAAGCGCTACGCTTTCGTTGAGTATAAGGAGGAGCGGGCGGTGGTGCGAGCTCGCCGGGACGCCAACAAGTTGGTGGTGGACCAGCAGGAATTGTTTGTCGACTTCGAGTTGGAGAGAACCCTCAAAGGTTGGATACCTAGGCGGCTCGGCGGCGGGCTGGGAGGCAAGAAAGAGTCCGGGCAATTGCGCTTCGGCGGCAGGGATAGACCCTTCAGGAAGCCCATTAACCTCGTGGTCGGACCGTCCCACCAGGAATGGACGAGTGGAGGACGCAGGGAGTGGGAAAGACCCGGGGGAAGAGACCGAGACGATCGGGATAAACGGGACCGAGGCCGAGACGACAGGCCTTATAGAGGACGGGAGGACAACCGCTATCAAGAAAGGAGTAGATACAGAGACAGACGATGA
- the bud13 gene encoding BUD13 homolog isoform X1 gives MLCPFAAPVVAHIKMAASVTSVKVGELSKAEYLKRYLSNDDDAKKSKGKLKKKRRKVTGKGLKIVDDDVDWRQTVAEENDAEDDDEEAPVIAEVIDERPDDVRMMEIFRSSSRWKAIGEDENKEEDIQPEPLTEKSSRRKARHDSPDASPPRRARHDSPDMSPPRKKRHDSPNTSPPKKKRHHSPDMSSPRRKRHDSPDMSPPRKKRQDSPDMSPPRRKRHDSPDMSPPRKKRQDSPDMSPPRRKRHDSPDMSPPRHRSGKSTKAQSASCRRDSDSDQSPPRKKQQKGRRDSDSDQSLPRRAKRRGKESDDDLSPPRKVGRTEGNSMLSGGKAGLISSDVLRNEKEEARRRDGNNRDLENASRHAQTVFRDKSGKKRDLESEREEQKRKAGEKAAKDEKYAQWGKGLAQGQMEQQRLEDAVHEAQKPLARNYDDEDLDRMLREQVREGDPMAAMLQRKKERKTQGAKEKPQYKGPPPPLNRFNILPGYRWDGVNRSNGFEEKRYTRIADKKALQEEAYKWSVEDM, from the exons ATGTTATGTCCCTTCGCAGCCCCCGTAGTGGCCCATATCAAGATGGCTGCCTCCGTTACTAGCGTTAAAGTAGGCGAATTGTCCAAAGCGGAATATCTAAAACGCTATTTATCTAACGACGATGACGCTAAAAAGTCTAAAGGAAAACTTAAAAAGAAGCGGCGCAAGGTTACGGGTAAAGG ACTTAAAATCGTTGACGATGATGTAGATTGGAGACAGACAGTGGCCGAAGAAAATGATGCGGAAGACGACGATGAGGAAGCTCCCGTG ATCGCTGAAGTGATTGATGAACGCCCAGATGACGTGAGGATGATGGAAATCTTCAGAAGCAGCTCCAGATGGAAGGCTATTGGAG AAGACGAAAACAAAGAGGAAGACATCCAACCAGAACCTTTAACTGAGAAGTCATCTCGCAGAAAAGCCAGACACGACTCTCCAGATGCCTCCCCTCCGAGGAGGGCTCGGCACGATTCTCCCGACATGTCGCCACCCAGAAAGAAACGCCACGATTCTCCCAACACGTCGCCACCCAAGAAAAAACGCCATCATTCTCCTGACATGTCATCACCCAGGAGGAAACGCCACGATTCACCTGACATGTCGCCACCCAGGAAGAAACGCCAGGATTCTCCTGACATGTCGCCACCCAGGAGGAAACGGCACGATTCTCCCGACATGTCACCACCCAGAAAAAAACGCCAAGATTCTCCTGACATGTCGCCACCCAGGAGGAAACGGCACGATTCTCCAGACATGTCGCCACCCAGGCACCGTTCGGGGAAGTCGACAAAAGCACAGAGCGCCTCCTGTAGACGAGATTCAGATTCCGACCAATCACCTCCAAGGAAGAAGCAGCAGAAGGGAAGACGAGATTCTGATTCGGACCAGTCGTTGCCCAGACGGGCGAAGCGAAGAGGAAAAGAGTCTGATGATGACCTGTCGCCTCCTCGCAAGGTGGGCCGGACAGAG GGCAACAGTATGCTGTCAGGTGGAAAGGCGGGCCTGATTTCCTCAGATGTTCTTCGAAATGAGAAGGAGGAGGCACGACGCAGGGATGGAAACAACCGGGACCTTGAAA ATGCATCCCGCCATGCTCAGACAGTGTTTCGAGATAAGAGTGGCAAAAAGCGAGACTTAGAATCAGAACGGGAAGAACAGAAAAGGAAAGCCGGAGAAAAGGCAGCGAAGGACGAGAAATACGCCCAGTGGGGGAAAGG GCTGGCTCAAGGCCAGATGGAGCAGCAGCGTCTGGAGGATGCCGTGCACGAGGCCCAGAAGCCGCTGGCGCGTAATTACGATGACGAGGACCTCGACCGCATGCTGAGGGAGCAGGTGAGGGAGGGAGATCCTATGGCGGCTATGTTGCAGCGCAAGAAGGAGCGCAAGACACAAGGCGCTAAAG AAAAACCTCAATACAAAGGCCCTCCGCCACCACTCAACAGATTCAACATTTTACCAGGATATCGATGGGATGGAGTCAACAG GTCCAACGGTTTCGAGGAGAAGCGCTACACGAGGATTGCGGACAAAAAAGCACTCCAGGAGGAAGCTTATAAGTGGAGTGTAGAGGACATGTAG
- the bud13 gene encoding BUD13 homolog isoform X2, with amino-acid sequence MLCPFAAPVVAHIKMAASVTSVKVGELSKAEYLKRYLSNDDDAKKSKGKLKKKRRKVTGKGLKIVDDDVDWRQTVAEENDAEDDDEEAPVIAEVIDERPDDVRMMEIFRSSSRWKAIGEDENKEEDIQPEPLTEKSSRRKARHDSPDASPPRRARHDSPDMSPPRKKRHDSPNTSPPKKKRHHSPDMSSPRRKRHDSPDMSPPRKKRQDSPDMSPPRRKRHDSPDMSPPRKKRQDSPDMSPPRRKRHDSPDMSPPRHRSGKSTKAQSASCRRDSDSDQSPPRKKQQKGRRDSDSDQSLPRRAKRRGKESDDDLSPPRKGNSMLSGGKAGLISSDVLRNEKEEARRRDGNNRDLENASRHAQTVFRDKSGKKRDLESEREEQKRKAGEKAAKDEKYAQWGKGLAQGQMEQQRLEDAVHEAQKPLARNYDDEDLDRMLREQVREGDPMAAMLQRKKERKTQGAKEKPQYKGPPPPLNRFNILPGYRWDGVNRSNGFEEKRYTRIADKKALQEEAYKWSVEDM; translated from the exons ATGTTATGTCCCTTCGCAGCCCCCGTAGTGGCCCATATCAAGATGGCTGCCTCCGTTACTAGCGTTAAAGTAGGCGAATTGTCCAAAGCGGAATATCTAAAACGCTATTTATCTAACGACGATGACGCTAAAAAGTCTAAAGGAAAACTTAAAAAGAAGCGGCGCAAGGTTACGGGTAAAGG ACTTAAAATCGTTGACGATGATGTAGATTGGAGACAGACAGTGGCCGAAGAAAATGATGCGGAAGACGACGATGAGGAAGCTCCCGTG ATCGCTGAAGTGATTGATGAACGCCCAGATGACGTGAGGATGATGGAAATCTTCAGAAGCAGCTCCAGATGGAAGGCTATTGGAG AAGACGAAAACAAAGAGGAAGACATCCAACCAGAACCTTTAACTGAGAAGTCATCTCGCAGAAAAGCCAGACACGACTCTCCAGATGCCTCCCCTCCGAGGAGGGCTCGGCACGATTCTCCCGACATGTCGCCACCCAGAAAGAAACGCCACGATTCTCCCAACACGTCGCCACCCAAGAAAAAACGCCATCATTCTCCTGACATGTCATCACCCAGGAGGAAACGCCACGATTCACCTGACATGTCGCCACCCAGGAAGAAACGCCAGGATTCTCCTGACATGTCGCCACCCAGGAGGAAACGGCACGATTCTCCCGACATGTCACCACCCAGAAAAAAACGCCAAGATTCTCCTGACATGTCGCCACCCAGGAGGAAACGGCACGATTCTCCAGACATGTCGCCACCCAGGCACCGTTCGGGGAAGTCGACAAAAGCACAGAGCGCCTCCTGTAGACGAGATTCAGATTCCGACCAATCACCTCCAAGGAAGAAGCAGCAGAAGGGAAGACGAGATTCTGATTCGGACCAGTCGTTGCCCAGACGGGCGAAGCGAAGAGGAAAAGAGTCTGATGATGACCTGTCGCCTCCTCGCAAG GGCAACAGTATGCTGTCAGGTGGAAAGGCGGGCCTGATTTCCTCAGATGTTCTTCGAAATGAGAAGGAGGAGGCACGACGCAGGGATGGAAACAACCGGGACCTTGAAA ATGCATCCCGCCATGCTCAGACAGTGTTTCGAGATAAGAGTGGCAAAAAGCGAGACTTAGAATCAGAACGGGAAGAACAGAAAAGGAAAGCCGGAGAAAAGGCAGCGAAGGACGAGAAATACGCCCAGTGGGGGAAAGG GCTGGCTCAAGGCCAGATGGAGCAGCAGCGTCTGGAGGATGCCGTGCACGAGGCCCAGAAGCCGCTGGCGCGTAATTACGATGACGAGGACCTCGACCGCATGCTGAGGGAGCAGGTGAGGGAGGGAGATCCTATGGCGGCTATGTTGCAGCGCAAGAAGGAGCGCAAGACACAAGGCGCTAAAG AAAAACCTCAATACAAAGGCCCTCCGCCACCACTCAACAGATTCAACATTTTACCAGGATATCGATGGGATGGAGTCAACAG GTCCAACGGTTTCGAGGAGAAGCGCTACACGAGGATTGCGGACAAAAAAGCACTCCAGGAGGAAGCTTATAAGTGGAGTGTAGAGGACATGTAG